GCGGAAATTGGTTGTATCGATGCCGGTTTCCTTTCTCTTACGGAGACGTTGCAGAAAGAAGCAATGAATGGGAAAGATGCTTTGGTGACCGATATGCCCGGCGTTTGCGTGGCTGTCTCTACGGCTGATTGCGTCCCTGTCCTGGTGTATGCACCGGACAAAAAGGTAGTGGCGGCTATCCATGCCGGATGGCGCGGAACGGTAAAACAGATCGTAGCTAAAACCATCGCTTGTATGGCTGACCGTTATTCCTGCGATCCTTCCCGAATGATGGCTGGTATTGCCCCGTCGATCGGGCAGGCTGCTTTTGAAGTAGGCGAGGAGGTGGCTGATGCTTTCCGGACAACCGGAGTGGATATGGACCGTATCATGAAACGGCATCCTCAGACGGGTAAAGCGCATATCGATCTTTGGGAGGCCAACCGTATTCAATTGCTTCAAGCCGGATTACAGGCAGATCGCATCGAGGTTTCGGGTATCTGTACTTATCAGCACGATAAAGATTTTTTCTCAGCCCGTCGGCTGGGTATTAAAAGCGGACGTATCCTGTCCGGCATACTAATTAAAGAGTAATACGATATGATACATGTTTCTATCTCGGAAGAAATGGCAAAGGCTTGTCCGGAATTGCATGTCGCAATTGTACAATGCGACGTAGTAAATACAGCATCAGACGAACAATTGTGGAAAGAGATCACGGAAATGGAAACCCTTGTCCGTACCTCCTGCAAGCTGGAAGAGATAAACAAATTCCTGCCTATACAGGCAACCCGACAGGCTTATAAGCGACTGGGGAAAGATCCGAACCGGTACCGTCCTTCGGCGGAAGCCCTTCGCAGACGTATTCTTCGTGAGTTACCTTTATATAAAATAGATACGCTGGTCGATATCATCAATCTTTTGTCTATCCAAAGCGGCTACTCTATCGGTGGGTTCGATGCCGATAAGATCGACGGAAACCTGGTCTTGGGAGTCGGTAAGGAGGGTGAGCTTTATCATGGTATCGGGCGTGGCGAACTGAATATAGCCGGTCTTCCGGTATATCGCGATAACCAGGGAGGCGTTGGAACTCCGACCAGCGATGAGGAACGGACCAAAATCGACCTGCATACGAAAAAGCTGTTAATGATTATAAACGGGTACTTGGGAGAGAGTGGTTTGCGGGATGCGGTTGCTTATGGTGCCGGTCTTTTAAGCCGATATGTTTCAGCAACAAACTTCGAAATGGAGGAAATAACGCCTGGAAGTAGAGTGAAAATATTGTTATAAACGCGTTAATTATGTTTAGAAACATCAAAAACGCTGCTTTTTATGCTAAAAAACATCTATTTCCTTTTGTTTTAATCGATTAATCTCTAAATTTGCCCCCGTTAACGAATTAACAAAACGAAAAAGAAAATGATCGAATTGATTGGAACAAACGCCGGCCTCGTTTGGAAAGTACTGAATGAAGGCGGAAAAATGAGTGTAAAGGCAGTAAAGAAAGCAACAAAGATCAAAGCAGAAAAAGACATGTATGCTGCGTTTGGTTGGTTAGCAAAAGAAGGCAAGTTGTCTTTTGAAGAAGTTGAAGGTGAATTATTTGTTGCGCTGATTTAATCACGTAACCGATACTAGGTAAAGGAGGGCTGTTCGGATAGTATTTGGACGGCCTTTTGTGTATCTGTACGTTTTCAGTTTAAAAAAACGGACGGAGTGTTGTTTAATTCAATTCAAAATTTTACTTTTGTATAGAATTTGGTGTGAAATGACCGAAGATCAAAAGAGATTGTTGGCTGTATTTGAGGTTAGAGTTCGTGATTTAATGGAATTATGTAATAAGCAAAACCATAAGATCGACGAGCTCACAACTGTTTTGAACCATAAAGAGACAGAATTGAAGCAGGCAATGAAAACGATCGAAGAGTTGAATACCAAATGCGATAAGCTGTTGACGGCAAGAGTAGTTTCTGTAAATGAAGGGGAAATGAAAAGTGCCAGGATGCGTTTATCGAAGTTAGTGCGGGAAGTAGACAAGTGCATTGCACTATTAAACGAATAGAAGCGATGGACGATAAATTTCTTATACATTTAGAAATAGCCGAAAAGAGCTACGGCCTCTGGATTAATCGGGGAGAAGAACAACTTGCGCGGGATGCCGCCAAGCAGATCCGGAATAAGATTAACCAGTATCGGCAATATTTTGCTAAATCCGATTTGGATGTAAAAGATTTGTTAGCCATGGTTGCTTTTCAATTGTCTATGAGTAATTTGCAATTGGAAGATAAAAACGATACAAGTCCTATTACAGATAAGATACAGGAGCTCACGGGTGAGTTGGAACGGTATCTGAAGGATAAGTAATTATATAATAATTGTAAGAAGAGTTTCCGCACTGCTCTGCACGGTGAATCGTGTATTGTAGTGTTTTTTTTGTTTTTATATATAAATGAATTTAAACTATAAGTAAAATGGCTGTGTATATAATCATATCATCAATTGTGGCTCTCCTGATAGGAGGGTTGTTGACATGGTTGAGCATGCGTTTTCTTCTGAAGTCGAGGTACGATTCCGTGCTGAGGGAAGCTGAGAAGGAAGCAGAAGTGATCAAGAAAAACAAATTGCTGGAAGTAAAGGAGAAATTTCTTCACCTGAAAGCAGATTTGGAGAAACAAGTATCGGCAAGGAATGCAAAGATTCAGTCTGCCGAAGGTAAGTTGAAACAACGTGAACTGACATTAAACCAGCGTCAGGAAGATTTGCAGCGTAAAAACTGCGAAATAGATGCGGTAAAGGAGAATCTGGCTAACCAGCTGGAACTGGTAGATCGTAAAAAGCAGGATCTGGAAAAACTTCATCAGAGAGAGATCGAACAGTTGGAAGCTCTTTCTGGTCTTTCTGCCGACGAAGCAAAAGAACGTTTGATCGAATCGTTGAAAGACGAAGCCAAATCGGAAGCTACTTCTTATATCAATGAGATCATGGAAGAAGCAAAGATGACGGCTAATAAAGAAGCGAAGAAGATCGTTATCCAGTCTATCCAGCGTGTCGCGACTGAAACGGCGATTGAAAACTCAATCACTGTATTCCATATCGAATCGGACGAGATCAAAGGCCGTATCATCGGTCGTGAAGGTCGTAACATCCGCGCACTGGAAGCTGCTACCGGTATTGAGATCGTGGTGGACGATACTCCTGAAGCAATCGTGCTTTCCGGATTCGATCCTGTCCGTCGTGAAATAGCCCGTTTGGCATTGCACCAGTTGGTACAGGACGGACGTATTCACCCGGCACGTATCGAAGAAGTGGTGACTAAAGTGAAAAAGCAGGTGGAAGACGAAGTGGTTGAAACAGGTAAACGTACCGTGATCGACCTGGGGGTTCATGGATTGCATCCTGAACTGATCCGTATGATCGGTAAGATGAAATATCGTTCTTCTTATGGTCAGAACCTGTTGCAGCATGCTCGTGAAACAGCCAACCTTTGTGCTGTGATGGCTTCTGAGCTGGGACTGAACCCGAAGAAAGCAAAACGTGCAGGCCTGTTACATGATATAGGTAAAGTGCCTGATGACGAACCGGAATTGCCGCACGCAATCCTGGGTATGAAGCTTTGCGAGAAATATAAGGAAAAACCGGATATTTGCAATGCGGTAGGTGCTCACCACGATGAGATCGAGATGCAGACGCTGTTGGCT
This is a stretch of genomic DNA from Parabacteroides chongii. It encodes these proteins:
- the pgeF gene encoding peptidoglycan editing factor PgeF, translated to MKSMKNTSGTTKMKKLKNKTVEMLQFSGLSGECNISHFITTRHGGVSTGNYATMNPGAYSGDDLASVRMNRQLLSDVIGISPERIFAPFQIHEAEIGCIDAGFLSLTETLQKEAMNGKDALVTDMPGVCVAVSTADCVPVLVYAPDKKVVAAIHAGWRGTVKQIVAKTIACMADRYSCDPSRMMAGIAPSIGQAAFEVGEEVADAFRTTGVDMDRIMKRHPQTGKAHIDLWEANRIQLLQAGLQADRIEVSGICTYQHDKDFFSARRLGIKSGRILSGILIKE
- a CDS encoding B3/B4 domain-containing protein, whose amino-acid sequence is MIHVSISEEMAKACPELHVAIVQCDVVNTASDEQLWKEITEMETLVRTSCKLEEINKFLPIQATRQAYKRLGKDPNRYRPSAEALRRRILRELPLYKIDTLVDIINLLSIQSGYSIGGFDADKIDGNLVLGVGKEGELYHGIGRGELNIAGLPVYRDNQGGVGTPTSDEERTKIDLHTKKLLMIINGYLGESGLRDAVAYGAGLLSRYVSATNFEMEEITPGSRVKILL
- a CDS encoding winged helix-turn-helix domain-containing protein, encoding MIELIGTNAGLVWKVLNEGGKMSVKAVKKATKIKAEKDMYAAFGWLAKEGKLSFEEVEGELFVALI
- a CDS encoding cell division protein ZapA produces the protein MDDKFLIHLEIAEKSYGLWINRGEEQLARDAAKQIRNKINQYRQYFAKSDLDVKDLLAMVAFQLSMSNLQLEDKNDTSPITDKIQELTGELERYLKDK
- the rny gene encoding ribonuclease Y translates to MAVYIIISSIVALLIGGLLTWLSMRFLLKSRYDSVLREAEKEAEVIKKNKLLEVKEKFLHLKADLEKQVSARNAKIQSAEGKLKQRELTLNQRQEDLQRKNCEIDAVKENLANQLELVDRKKQDLEKLHQREIEQLEALSGLSADEAKERLIESLKDEAKSEATSYINEIMEEAKMTANKEAKKIVIQSIQRVATETAIENSITVFHIESDEIKGRIIGREGRNIRALEAATGIEIVVDDTPEAIVLSGFDPVRREIARLALHQLVQDGRIHPARIEEVVTKVKKQVEDEVVETGKRTVIDLGVHGLHPELIRMIGKMKYRSSYGQNLLQHARETANLCAVMASELGLNPKKAKRAGLLHDIGKVPDDEPELPHAILGMKLCEKYKEKPDICNAVGAHHDEIEMQTLLAPIVQVCDAISGARPGARREIVEAYIKRLNDLEQLALSYPGVVKTYAIQAGRELRVIVGADKIDDKDTENLSNEIAKKIQDEMTYPGQVKITVIRETRAVSYAK